The proteins below are encoded in one region of Casimicrobium huifangae:
- a CDS encoding TRAP transporter large permease subunit codes for MLQAIINNMAPIMFAGLIVFLLFGFPVAFSLGACGLFFGFIGIELGILPESLLQALPLRIFGIMKNETLLAIPFFTLMGLILERSGMAEDLLDTIGQLFGPVRGGLAFAVIFVGALLAATTGVVAASVISMGLISLPIMLRYGYDRRLASGVIAASGTLAQIIPPSLVLIILADQLGRSVGDMYKGAFIPGFILTGMYALYVIGVAFIKPAWVPALPPEARTIREDNGKSGLPSLLALTIISTTAAVVFAQNYGAILTWWKGQPPLSVPLDETIVVAMCVGVLIAFVAAVVNKLTGWGLLSRMAERVTFVLIPPLLLIFLVLGTIFLGIATPTEGGAMGAIGALVMAVARGRLSFSLLKQALNTTVKLSCFVVFILIGSTIFSLVFQGVDGPKWVEHLLTGLPGGQVGFLIVVNILIFVLAFFLDFFELSFIVVPLLGPVAEKLGIDLIWFGVLLGVNMQTSFMHPPFGFALFYLRSVAPVKEYTDRITKKLVHPVTTMQIYWGAVPFVLIQIVMVGLIIAFPGIVSGGLDKEVKVDLDKVKIEQPAEEKGQDKERSMDELFKQGTPPANSPAPGAAPAVPAEPAAPAGGKSEDDAMKAILDAVKKEEGKK; via the coding sequence ATGCTGCAAGCAATCATCAACAATATGGCCCCGATCATGTTCGCGGGCCTGATCGTCTTCCTGCTGTTCGGCTTCCCGGTGGCATTCAGCCTCGGTGCCTGCGGGTTGTTCTTTGGCTTCATCGGCATCGAACTGGGCATCCTGCCCGAGTCGCTGCTGCAAGCACTGCCGTTGCGGATTTTCGGCATCATGAAGAACGAGACGCTGCTGGCGATTCCGTTCTTCACATTGATGGGGCTGATCCTCGAACGAAGTGGCATGGCCGAGGATTTGCTCGACACCATTGGTCAGTTGTTCGGCCCGGTACGTGGCGGTCTCGCCTTCGCCGTGATCTTCGTCGGCGCGCTGCTTGCTGCGACCACCGGCGTGGTGGCGGCTTCGGTGATCTCAATGGGGCTGATCTCGCTGCCGATCATGTTGCGTTACGGCTACGACCGGCGCCTGGCGAGTGGTGTCATTGCCGCCTCCGGCACGCTGGCGCAGATCATCCCGCCGTCGTTGGTGCTGATCATTCTGGCGGACCAACTCGGTCGCAGCGTAGGCGACATGTACAAGGGTGCGTTCATTCCCGGCTTCATTCTGACCGGCATGTACGCGCTGTACGTGATCGGCGTTGCCTTCATCAAGCCGGCCTGGGTGCCAGCGTTGCCACCGGAAGCCCGCACCATCCGCGAAGACAACGGCAAGTCCGGCCTGCCCTCGTTGTTGGCTCTGACCATCATCTCGACGACCGCCGCGGTTGTCTTTGCCCAGAACTACGGCGCCATCCTGACCTGGTGGAAGGGGCAACCGCCACTCTCCGTGCCGCTCGATGAAACGATTGTCGTAGCAATGTGCGTTGGTGTGTTGATCGCGTTTGTTGCGGCCGTGGTCAACAAGCTGACGGGCTGGGGCCTGCTTTCCCGCATGGCTGAGCGAGTGACTTTCGTTCTGATCCCGCCGCTGCTGCTCATTTTCCTGGTGCTCGGTACTATCTTCCTCGGCATCGCCACACCGACCGAAGGGGGCGCGATGGGCGCCATCGGCGCCCTGGTGATGGCAGTCGCACGCGGCCGCCTCAGCTTCAGCCTGCTCAAGCAGGCGCTCAATACCACCGTGAAACTGTCCTGCTTCGTGGTGTTCATCCTGATTGGTTCCACCATCTTCAGTCTGGTGTTCCAGGGGGTCGATGGTCCGAAGTGGGTTGAGCATCTGCTGACCGGCCTGCCGGGCGGCCAGGTGGGTTTCCTGATCGTGGTGAACATCCTGATCTTCGTGCTGGCGTTCTTCCTCGACTTCTTCGAACTGTCGTTCATCGTGGTGCCGCTGCTGGGCCCGGTGGCAGAGAAGCTGGGCATCGACCTGATCTGGTTCGGTGTGCTGCTTGGCGTCAACATGCAGACTTCGTTCATGCACCCGCCGTTTGGTTTCGCGCTGTTCTACCTGCGCAGTGTGGCGCCGGTGAAGGAATACACCGACCGCATCACCAAGAAACTGGTGCATCCCGTCACCACCATGCAGATTTACTGGGGTGCGGTGCCGTTTGTGCTGATTCAGATTGTGATGGTTGGTCTGATCATCGCGTTCCCCGGAATCGTGTCCGGCGGCCTCGACAAAGAGGTTAAGGTCGATCTCGACAAGGTGAAGATCGAACAGCCCGCGGAAGAAAAAGGCCAGGATAAGGAGCGCAGCATGGACGAATTGTTCAAGCAGGGCACGCCCCCTGCCAACAGCCCCGCGCCCGGCGCTGCGCCGGCGGTTCCGGCCGAACCCGCCGCACCTGCAGGCGGCAAGAGCGAGGACGACGCCATGAAGGCGATCCTCGACGCTGTGAAAAAGGAAGAAGGGAAGAAGTAG
- a CDS encoding TRAP transporter small permease subunit — protein MQGLLALSKAVDKLNTGIGWLMMWMIFASTVISCVNAIVRKAFDIGSNAFLEVQWYLFATSFLLAAGYTLLNNEHVRIDVVSGRFSKRGQIWIDIIGFVLFLLPVCFAVLWFSMPWFLQALRSGETSANAGGLILWPVYAMLPLGFSLLLLQAFSELIKRFAFLKGLIDDPTAKKGEKSAEEELAEEIRRLAEANAQGSKA, from the coding sequence ATGCAGGGCCTGCTTGCACTAAGCAAAGCCGTCGACAAGCTCAACACCGGGATCGGCTGGTTGATGATGTGGATGATCTTTGCTTCAACAGTCATCAGTTGTGTCAATGCCATCGTACGCAAGGCATTCGACATCGGCTCCAACGCTTTTCTCGAAGTGCAGTGGTATTTGTTTGCGACATCCTTCCTGCTGGCAGCGGGTTACACACTGCTGAACAACGAGCATGTACGCATCGACGTAGTCTCGGGCCGCTTTTCCAAACGCGGGCAAATCTGGATCGACATCATCGGCTTCGTGCTCTTCCTGCTGCCGGTCTGCTTCGCGGTGCTTTGGTTCTCGATGCCCTGGTTTCTGCAGGCGTTGCGCTCCGGTGAGACTTCAGCGAACGCCGGCGGGCTGATCCTGTGGCCGGTGTACGCCATGCTGCCACTGGGTTTTTCGCTGCTGCTGCTGCAGGCATTTTCCGAGCTGATCAAGCGTTTCGCCTTTCTGAAAGGCTTGATCGACGACCCGACCGCCAAGAAGGGTGAGAAGTCGGCTGAAGAAGAGCTGGCTGAAGAAATCCGTCGTCTGGCCGAGGCCAACGCGCAAGGCAGCAAGGCGTAA
- the pmbA gene encoding metalloprotease PmbA, with the protein MSFALSSDALRDVALAALDRARRDGADQAEAEVTQGNGLNVTVRLGELETLEHNVDKGLSVTVYVDGRKGNASSGDFSPDAVNAAVDKALTIAKYTSPDPFAGLADAALMAKDIPDLDLYHPWAIDANSAIAIAKRCEDAGFAVDERIDNSEGASVSASESEFVYANSHGFCSGYKGSAHYIGCAMVATDGDNMERDDWYTSHRVPNALEAAEAVGRKAGERAVARLNPRKLATQSAPVLLTPQIAGGFIGHAISALFGGSLYRKTSFLLDSMGKPVFAPLVDIVDDPFIAQAYASSPFDQEGVTCQRRSIIEKGVVRGYFLSAYSARKLGMQSTGNAGGNHNLLVTPTMRGDTAVLARQMGRGLVVTELMGQGVNPVTGDYSRGAAGFWVEGGEIAYPVSEITIAGNLLDLYQRIVAIGDDIDRRGSKLVGSLLIESMQIAGT; encoded by the coding sequence ATGTCTTTTGCCCTCTCGTCCGATGCTCTCCGTGATGTCGCGCTCGCTGCGCTGGACCGTGCCCGCCGCGATGGTGCCGATCAGGCCGAAGCCGAGGTGACGCAGGGGAATGGGCTCAACGTGACGGTGCGGCTGGGCGAACTGGAAACGCTGGAGCACAACGTCGACAAAGGGCTCAGCGTGACCGTTTACGTTGACGGCCGCAAAGGCAACGCGAGCAGCGGTGACTTTTCGCCGGATGCAGTCAACGCCGCCGTCGACAAGGCGCTGACCATCGCCAAATACACCAGCCCCGATCCGTTTGCCGGCCTGGCCGATGCCGCACTGATGGCGAAAGATATTCCTGATCTTGACCTCTATCACCCGTGGGCGATCGATGCCAATTCGGCCATTGCGATTGCCAAGCGCTGTGAGGATGCCGGCTTCGCTGTCGATGAGCGCATTGACAACAGCGAAGGTGCGTCGGTCAGCGCCAGCGAATCGGAATTCGTCTATGCCAACTCGCACGGCTTTTGCAGCGGCTACAAGGGCAGCGCGCACTACATCGGCTGCGCAATGGTCGCCACCGATGGCGACAACATGGAGCGCGACGACTGGTACACCTCGCATCGCGTGCCAAATGCGCTTGAGGCTGCTGAGGCGGTCGGGCGCAAGGCGGGCGAGCGGGCTGTGGCGCGCCTCAACCCGCGCAAGCTGGCCACGCAAAGCGCACCAGTGCTGCTGACACCACAAATCGCCGGCGGCTTTATTGGTCACGCGATCAGCGCGCTGTTTGGCGGCTCGCTGTATCGCAAGACCTCGTTCCTGCTCGACAGCATGGGCAAGCCGGTGTTTGCACCGCTGGTCGATATCGTGGACGATCCGTTCATTGCGCAGGCCTACGCCAGCTCGCCGTTTGATCAGGAGGGCGTCACCTGCCAGCGGCGCAGCATCATCGAAAAGGGCGTCGTGCGGGGCTACTTTCTCTCTGCTTATTCGGCGCGCAAGCTCGGCATGCAGTCCACCGGCAATGCCGGCGGCAATCACAATCTGCTGGTGACGCCGACGATGCGGGGCGATACCGCTGTGCTGGCCAGACAAATGGGGCGCGGTCTTGTCGTCACCGAGCTGATGGGGCAGGGCGTCAATCCAGTGACTGGCGACTATTCGCGCGGGGCCGCCGGCTTCTGGGTCGAGGGCGGCGAGATCGCCTATCCGGTGTCAGAGATCACCATCGCCGGCAACCTGCTCGATCTGTATCAGCGTATCGTTGCCATCGGCGACGACATTGACCGTCGCGGCTCGAAACTGGTGGGCTCGCTGCTGATCGAGTCGATGCAGATCGCTGGTACCTGA
- the yjgA gene encoding ribosome biogenesis factor YjgA, with amino-acid sequence MARPPKNPRPVVDEPSKTQLKKNMHALQELGETLTTLSRDHLDQLDLPEALRDALDELERVGKHEARRRHMQFIGKLMRDVDPEPIRAQIDRWETGTRANKTAFKASERWRERLIAEPDALSEFLTAQPEVDREELATLIGKARTQAARGEAPAASRQVFRVVYRAMTKI; translated from the coding sequence ATGGCCCGCCCCCCGAAGAATCCACGTCCGGTCGTCGACGAACCGTCGAAGACGCAGCTCAAGAAGAACATGCACGCGCTGCAGGAGCTGGGCGAAACCCTCACCACGCTAAGCCGTGATCACCTCGATCAGCTCGATTTGCCCGAAGCCCTGCGCGACGCGCTCGACGAGCTGGAACGCGTGGGCAAGCACGAAGCGCGGCGCCGGCACATGCAGTTCATCGGCAAGCTGATGCGCGACGTGGACCCGGAGCCGATCCGCGCCCAGATTGATCGCTGGGAAACCGGCACCCGGGCCAACAAGACCGCGTTCAAGGCCAGCGAGCGCTGGCGCGAGCGGCTGATCGCCGAACCCGATGCGCTGAGCGAGTTCCTCACGGCGCAGCCCGAGGTTGACCGCGAGGAGCTGGCAACCCTGATCGGCAAGGCTCGCACGCAGGCGGCGCGTGGCGAGGCGCCAGCGGCATCACGGCAGGTGTTTCGCGTGGTCTATCGCGCGATGACAAAAATCTGA
- the mog gene encoding molybdopterin adenylyltransferase, whose product MFDAVKIGVVSISDRASTGVYEDKGIPALQEWLGAALRNPVNWATRLIADEQPLIESTLVELCDVEHCDLVLTTGGTGPARRDVTPEATLAIAHKVMPGFGEQMRQISLHFVPTAILSRQVAVIRSNALVINLPGQPKSIRETLEGLRDADGKASVHGIFAAVPYCIDLIGGPYIETNDTVCKAFRPKNAIRPAPAASN is encoded by the coding sequence GTGTTTGACGCAGTAAAAATTGGGGTTGTCTCCATTTCCGATCGCGCCTCCACTGGCGTCTACGAGGACAAGGGCATTCCGGCGTTACAGGAGTGGCTGGGCGCCGCACTCAGGAATCCGGTCAATTGGGCAACGCGGCTGATCGCTGACGAGCAGCCGCTGATCGAATCAACGCTGGTGGAGCTTTGCGACGTCGAGCACTGCGATCTGGTGCTCACTACCGGCGGCACCGGACCGGCGCGACGCGACGTCACGCCGGAAGCCACGCTGGCGATTGCGCACAAGGTGATGCCGGGCTTCGGCGAGCAGATGCGGCAGATCAGCCTGCACTTTGTGCCGACCGCGATCCTGTCACGGCAGGTGGCGGTGATCCGCAGTAACGCGCTGGTGATCAACCTGCCGGGCCAACCCAAGAGCATCAGGGAGACGCTGGAAGGGCTGCGCGATGCCGACGGCAAGGCCAGCGTGCATGGCATCTTCGCTGCGGTGCCCTATTGCATCGACCTGATCGGCGGCCCCTACATCGAAACCAACGACACCGTCTGCAAGGCGTTCCGTCCGAAAAACGCGATCCGGCCGGCGCCAGCAGCGTCGAATTGA
- a CDS encoding YXWGXW repeat-containing protein: protein MRIRSISPLSIRPLGSILLSVAAAAVLTGCVVAARVPGPIVYVDTPPPAAYVEPIPATPGAGYVWIGGYYSWVGGRYLWNRGHWTLPPAGYRTWNTGYWHRDYRGHYWVPGHWR from the coding sequence ATGCGCATTCGTTCAATTTCACCCCTGTCCATTCGCCCGCTCGGCTCGATACTGCTCAGCGTTGCCGCCGCCGCCGTACTCACCGGCTGCGTCGTTGCAGCGCGGGTGCCTGGCCCGATCGTCTATGTCGATACGCCGCCGCCGGCCGCCTATGTGGAGCCGATCCCGGCGACGCCCGGTGCTGGCTATGTGTGGATTGGCGGCTACTACAGCTGGGTGGGTGGCCGCTACCTGTGGAACCGTGGGCACTGGACCTTGCCGCCAGCCGGCTACCGCACATGGAACACCGGCTACTGGCATCGTGACTACCGCGGGCACTACTGGGTACCCGGTCACTGGCGCTAG